The Streptomyces sp. NBC_01142 genomic interval GCTGGAGGAGTTCGTCATCGTGCAGCTGGGTCGGGTGTATGGGGAGGTGAGCGAAACCGGTAAGACCTCCTTCGCGGTGCGGTCCCTGCTCACCTGGCTTTCCGCAGCGCTCACGACCGTCACGGGCAGCGCGGCAACGAACTCGGGCGTTGAGCACACCTGCGCCGTCCTCTCAGAGGGGAGCCGTTTGTGCTGGCGATTGACGATCAGCACGCCTCAGTGACCGGATCGTTGGCCTGTCAGCCCTGCGACGGGATCGCAGGAACGCCTGCTCACCCCCGGCCGACGTACGTCAGCCTTGCTGTCGCAGGTCTCGTAGTCCTTGCACGAGCAGGCGAAGACCGAACTCGAAGTGCGCAGCGAAGTCCGAGCCTGTGAGCAGGGGCAGTGTGGCCGTCAGGTGTGGGTACCCTTCGTCGGCCACGGCCTCGCGCAAGCGGTTGGCGTCCGCCGGGGCGCCGTTGTGGTGACCCAGGGCTGCTTGCTCTTCCAAGGTGTGGCCAACAGTGAAGCTGGTCACCGTCAACAGAGTGCGTGCGGCGGCGTCGTCGTCGAAGCCGGCGTCGCGCAGAACGCCGATCACGGTGTCGGCGAAGGTCAAGGTATGGGTGCCGGTCGAGTGCGTTCCGGCGAAGACGCGAGCACCATCGCGTCGCGCGAGGAGCGCCGCGCGCATTCCCCTCGCCAGGGCAGGTAGCCGACTGTCCCAGTCTCCGTCCGTGGAGCCTTCAGGGGCGAGGGCTTCGGCGAGTATCCGCTCCGCCATGGCCGTCAGCAGGTCCTGCTTGGTGGCGAAGTAGCGGTAGAGGGCGCCTGCCTGGACACCCATCGCATCGGCCAGGCGCCGCATGGTCAAGGCATCCAGTCCTGCCTCGTCGAGCAGGTCGAGGGCGGTCTCGACGGTGGCCGCGGGGTCCAGGCGTGCCGGGCGGCCTCGGGCGGGGGTTGACGGATTGCTCATGGGGCCGATTATAGTGAACAGCGTTCACGTGAACGCTGTTCACTAAATGGGAGAGGTTCGGAATGGACACCGATGTGCTGGTCGTCGGAGCTGGTCCGACAGGGCTGATGATCGCCTGCGAGCTGGCGTTGGCCGGCGTACGCACCCGGGTACTGGAGCGCCGCACCGAACGCCGACGGGACTCCCGGGCGTTGACCCTGCACCCGCGCAGCATGGAACTGATGGACATGCGCGGGCTCGCACCGCGCTTCCTCGCACTCGGCAGGCCGGTGCCCGGCTGGCACTTCGCCGGGCTCCCGACCCGGCTGGACTTCACCGCGCTGGACACGCGGCACGGCTACACTCTCTTCCTCGCCCAGGCTCACACCGAGGCATTGCTGGAGCAGCGGGCGGGTGAACTGGGTGTGGAGATCAGCCGTGGGTACGAGACCACCGATCTGCGCCAGGATGACGACGGCGTCGTGTTGCAGGCGCACGGGCCCGCCGGCGCCGAGACTCTGCGGGCACGATACGCGGTCGGGTGCGACGGCGCCCGGAGCACCGTGCGACAGGCGGCCGGTATCGCCTTCCCGGGAACGGGCGAGACACTGACGGGGGTCCTCGGAGACTTCGCCGCTGTCGGAGCGGACCCCGCCGCACTCGAGGCAGCGCGCGCCCAGGGCGTGTTGATCGCGCCTCTGGAGCACGGACTCACCCGATTCGTCTACATCGATCCTGACAGGATGCGGATCCCTTCGAAGGAGCCGGTGACGCTCGAGGAGTTCCGAACCTCACTGGAGCGGATCTGCGGCTCCGACTGCGCCGTGGCGGATCCTCAGTGGCTCTCCCGCTTCGGTAATGCGACCCGCCTCGCCGACACCTACCGTTCAGGCCGTGTCCTTGTCGCCGGGGACGCCGCGCACATCCACTTCCCCGCGGCCGGACAGGGCCTCAACACCGGCCTCCAGGACGCGATGAACCTGGGCTGGAAGCTCGCGGCCACGGCACAGGGCCGGGCCCCGGTCGGGCTGCTCGACACCTACAACACCGAACGCCGCCCCGCTGGACGGGCCGTTACCGAGAACACCGAAGTCCAGACCCTGCTGGCCGAGCTCACCCTCCTGCCGCAGTACCAGCGGCCCGCCGCCGCACTGCGCGCCCTCCTCGACCAACTTCTGCAGCTGGGGGAGGTCAACCATCTGCTCGCGGAACAGATTTCGGCGCTGG includes:
- a CDS encoding TetR/AcrR family transcriptional regulator → MSNPSTPARGRPARLDPAATVETALDLLDEAGLDALTMRRLADAMGVQAGALYRYFATKQDLLTAMAERILAEALAPEGSTDGDWDSRLPALARGMRAALLARRDGARVFAGTHSTGTHTLTFADTVIGVLRDAGFDDDAAARTLLTVTSFTVGHTLEEQAALGHHNGAPADANRLREAVADEGYPHLTATLPLLTGSDFAAHFEFGLRLLVQGLRDLRQQG
- a CDS encoding monooxygenase, which translates into the protein MDTDVLVVGAGPTGLMIACELALAGVRTRVLERRTERRRDSRALTLHPRSMELMDMRGLAPRFLALGRPVPGWHFAGLPTRLDFTALDTRHGYTLFLAQAHTEALLEQRAGELGVEISRGYETTDLRQDDDGVVLQAHGPAGAETLRARYAVGCDGARSTVRQAAGIAFPGTGETLTGVLGDFAAVGADPAALEAARAQGVLIAPLEHGLTRFVYIDPDRMRIPSKEPVTLEEFRTSLERICGSDCAVADPQWLSRFGNATRLADTYRSGRVLVAGDAAHIHFPAAGQGLNTGLQDAMNLGWKLAATAQGRAPVGLLDTYNTERRPAGRAVTENTEVQTLLAELTLLPQYQRPAAALRALLDQLLQLGEVNHLLAEQISALGTAYPPAEPSADPLIGRRMPDVGLTVADSEAERVHELLVRGRFLLLDLTGSIPRSPAPALGQNSHLTAHTVLRHDEHADLNGVTEILVRPDGHIAWATRTSDAHTLVSQRTTALATWTGATAEADV